In one Palaemon carinicauda isolate YSFRI2023 chromosome 25, ASM3689809v2, whole genome shotgun sequence genomic region, the following are encoded:
- the LOC137618928 gene encoding zinc finger MYM-type protein 1-like encodes MVVLVYHDGAANMNGIYDGLQSRLQRQNPKALYVHFHAHSLDLVLVKSAKSSTQFVTFISLVEKLYAFIANSSKRHIAFVEIQKALYPEDHPLELKKLSDLRWACQKSALKTTRKVIPPLKQFLEEIVQEHPSDASAGDATISLQSINFEFLVCLEIATPVFKETAYPSNAVQHKDFDLAASYRIVDEVLQSLRKLRNDEKFQDSWTGQKKNNS; translated from the coding sequence atggtcgttCTCGTCTACCATGATGGGGCAGCAAATATGAATGGAATATACGatggattacagtccagactccaaagacagaacccaaaggcACTCTATGTACACTTCCATGCACACAGCCTAGATCTAGTGTTAGTCAAAAGTGCCAAATCAAGTACTCAGTTTGTTACTTTTATCAGTTtggtggagaaactgtatgcttttattgctaactcttcaaAACGGCATATTGCTTTCGTGGAGATCCAGAAAGCATTGTATCCAGAAGACCACccacttgaacttaagaagctatcagacCTAAGATGGGCTTGCCAAAAGTCAGCTCTTAAAACCACGAGGAAGGTCATTCCACCTCTAAAGCAATTTCTAGAAGAGATAGTGCAAGAACATCCTTctgatgcatcagcaggggatgccACAATATCgctgcaaagtattaactttgaatttcttgtttgtcttgagattgccACTCCAGTTTTCAAAGAAACTGCCTATCCCTCTAATGCCGTGCAACAcaaagactttgatttggctgcctcctacagaatTGTGGATGAAGTGCTACAAagtttaagaaaattaagaaatgatgagaagtttcaggaTTCCTGGACAGGGCAGAAGAAGAACAATtcctga